The Panicum hallii strain FIL2 chromosome 9, PHallii_v3.1, whole genome shotgun sequence genome has a window encoding:
- the LOC112877600 gene encoding uncharacterized protein LOC112877600: MATTQFAMVEELASLIKDNLHSKHLILSTEEALIAALQELRCADDGDSDGGEEDGAADTIELQPAGAYHRLLLHRLAEIYGFAHESVGEGEDRHLVLQRCPETAIPPVLISDMLWKFDNTDDSTSVDDSISVVLTRNDTDSQKPCKVDVVQEDTSIKNSHLKDTTDLKPLKQSAVFPAASLKEREAAYRAARERIFSGDDPKGNDKSYVKCRQVPVVAQRMIAHALGKKVQNPTETVASTEGRGKHLPDGPKVPTHSRKNFYPIATDNSEEHNVRNGKPNSASRNSYQTSSSQRCRTANSRAATAESLKKEQTGAARRMFAHALGLSAAQGSYGALPKPK, from the exons ATGGCCACCACCCAGTTCGCCATGGTCGAGGAGCTGGCCTCGCTCATCAAGGACAACCTGCACAGCAAGCACCTTATCCTCTCCACCGAGGAGGCCCTCATCGCCGCCCTCCAGGAGCTGCGCTGCGCCGACGACGGCGACAGCGACGGTGGAGAGGAGGACGGTGCGGCAGATACCATAGAGCTCCAGCCCGCCGGGGCCTACCACCGCCTTCTCTTGCATCGCCTTGCTGAAATCTACGG GTTCGCTCATGAATCAGTTGGTGAAGGAGAGGATCGGCACTTGGTCCTCCAGCGCTGCCCTGAAACAGCCAT CCCTCCTGTCCTTATTAGTGATATGTTATGGAAGTTTGACAACACTGATGATTCCACATCTGTAGATGATTCCATATCTGTTGTGCTAACCAGAAATGATACAG ATTCCCAAAAGCCTTGCAAGGTAGATGTTGTCCAAGAAGATACTTCTATTAAAAATTCGCATCTGAAAGACACTACAG ATTTGAAGCCCCTGAAGCAGTCAGCGGTTTTTCCGGCAGCATCACTGAAGGAGAGGGAAGCTGCTTATCGAGCTGCTCGTGAGCGAATCTTCTCTGGAGATGATCCCAAGGGAAATGATAAATCATATGTGAAATGTAGACAGGTTCCTGTTGTTGCTCAACGGATGATAGCACATGCGCTTGGTAAAAAAGTTCAAAATCCCACAGAGACAGTTGCCTCGACAGAAGGCAGAGGAAAACACCTGCCAGATGGGCCAAAAGTTCCAACACATAGTAGGAAAAACTTCTACCCAATTGCAACAGATAATAGCGAAGAGCATAATGTTCGAAATGGTAAGCCAAACTCAGCCAGTAGGaattcatatcaaacttcatccAGCCAAAGGTGCCGCACTGCTAACAGTAGAGCTGCTACCGCTGAGAGCTTGAAGAAAGAGCAGACTGGAGCAGCTAGAAGAATGTTTGCACATGCACTGGGGCTGTCTGCAGCTCAAGGAAGTTATGGTGCACTGCCTAAACCGAAGTAA